The segment GTTGGCTCATGTTAAAGGACCAACTAAAGTTTGCCGATCCTAACAATGCTAGATCCAGATCATCCGTGCCTCCAACTTCAGAGGCAATATCTATTAGTGAAGGGGATTGTGGGTCCGGACTTGGTGACACTTCTAATTTTGAGAGACCTATTGGTAGGAAGGCCAAAAAGGCCATCAGAAAGAATAAAGCCATCGGAAAAGATGTAAGGGaatatttgaacaaaaaattgaaattgattgaGGATGTAACTTGGTTGGAAGAGAAAATATGTCTTTTGAGAGGGAAAAACTTGTGATTGAAAGGGAAAGTAGGGAAGAAAAACTTAAGattgagaaggaaagaatgatgattgagaagaaaaaaatgtgagCGGGAAGAAAGgttaaaggaagagagaatcaTGATGATAGATACAAGTGGCTTAACCGAAACACAAAAAGCTTTTTATGAACAACTCCAAGAGGAAATCATGGCAAAACGAAGATCATGTAATTAATGGGTTTAATTGTATTTTGGATGTAGTTTAGacttttatgtattttgtagtGGCTTATGTTACTTGATGAATTATCTTAAactatatgtatgtatttgtgTTGTGACTTGAAGTGCAATCTAACAAAGACTTTGAAGTGcaatcttttttatcttttgttaaGTTCCATTCAATCTTGTGATAGGCATTGATATAATTCTTTGATCCAATGAAACTATTATTTGATCAACTATGAGTATTATAGCCACTATGAGTGCCTATTGTAtattttgctattatatatcTTGCTGTTACTGCCACTATGAGTGTCTTTCATCCAATTATTTCTATTCATTGAACATTCCTAGTATCATATGCTTGGTTTTGAGATGATAGGTCTTAGAATAAATCTATGAACAATAAGCATTCATAGTatttccaagttttttttttagatgtatgtgtttgtgttgtgaTTTGTGCGTGAATTAGTTATATTcattttgttgtggtttatgtcacttgattttaattttgcatctatAGTAATAATTGATTTCCAATTGTCTTGAAGGTTACATCCATGAATCACTATTTGTTTCGCAAGTTCCTTCTTGATGACTTAAATGAAGATGAGATAATCGAAGAACTTGTTATGGAAGCATCACAACCTAAGCGTTGCCGTCGTTCTATCCAACGTAATCATTTGGTAGGCCATGAGAGgctttttcttgattattttgcTCCCACACCAATATATCCACCCGCTTTATTTTGTAGGAGATTTCGGATGAAgcgttctctttttcttcgtaTTCAATCTCAAGTTGAAGCTCATGACTCTTACtttgtccaaaaaagaaatagtacCAACAAACTTGGTTTATCTTCATTACAAAAGATAACTGCTGCACTTAGAATGCTTGCGTATGGAGTATCGAGTGATTTGATAGATGAATATGTGCGGATTGGAGAAACTACTGCAttagaaagtttgaaaaaatttgttactGCGGTAATTGATATTTTCTCTGAAGAATACTTGAGAAAGCCAAACAATGAAGACATTGCTAGACTGTTAGCTCACGGTGAACGTCGAGGTTCAATTGATTGCATGCATTGGAAGTGGAAAAATTGTCCATCTGCATGGAAAGGTCAATATTGTGGTCATATTCGTGAGCCTACTATTATTTTGGAGGTAGTAGCATCATATGATCTTTGGATATGGCATGCATTTTTTGGGTTACCTAGGtcaaataatgatattaatgtgTTAGAGCGATCTCATGTATTTAATGAACTTGCTGAAGGACGTGCTCCTACAATACATTACTCAATTCATGGTCATGACTACACTATGGGATATTACCTTGTTGATGGTATATATCCAAAGTGGGCAACATTTGTGAAAACAATCCCAGCTCCACAAGGACAGAAGTATAAATTATTTGCAGCAGCCCAAGAGGCATATAGGAAGGATGTTGAGCGTGCATTTGGAGTGCTTCAAGCACGTTTTGCAATTGGTCGTGGACTTGCACGActttttcatcttgaaacactCAAAAAGATCATGAAAGTGTGCATAATTCTCCATAATATGATTGTTGAAGATGAGCGGGATGATAATGAAGTGGTAGATTTGGATTATGAACAAAATGATGGAATGGATAATCCTTCTCTGCAAATGTTACGTGAACAAAGTGATGAATTTTTGTCATACATTGAGAGGCATGGACGCATTAGAGACCGAGAAATTGATTTTCAACTCTAGTCGGACCTTATTGAACATTTATGGCAATTGCAAGACGAGTCGTAGgaactttcttttttgtatgttgAGAAGTATGAGTCATAGGAACTTGTGCGAGTGTGtgagttttattgtaatttggtttgAGTTATGTATGTGAGCAAATCTATGGACTACATTGTTCTTGCTATAATATGTattctattttatatgttttcttatAAAGTTCCTTCATTTCATAGTTCACATTGTTCCAAGGTTGCTTTCGGACAATTGAGACGATAATAGGCTATCATGATAattgagaaattgttttagtaaaaaaaaaaaaatgtacgagtataatttggggttaaaaaaatCACTTGTTAATACTAGAcgattatttgctatcatgcggcggcggcggcggtggAAAAAGAGTCGTCGGTGGCGGTGGTGGCGGCGGTGACGGCGGTGGAAAAAGAGTCAtcggcggcggcggcggtggcggtggcggttgaaggtggttgtgattgttgtttattgtataggatatattattttattgtagtgaatatattattttattgtaatggatatattattttattgtgatatttatattattttattgtgttaaaagctaaaatagatccactgctgtagcATGTatataggtaaaatagataaagtaacttttggtggagctaaaaaactaaatttttagctccactgctgtggatgctctaaggcataaatttagcatttaataaattagatggacatgtggcatgcttttatttgtggagtatatagtGGAGAAGGAAGAGTGAGATAAAAGATTTGGACTCGTAGAAGTGTCCTAGGCGAGTTAAGTGTCCGATACAATTATGACATAGGTATGACATCCAAAATAAAATGTCCATGCTTCCTAAATCACCAGGATGTCGATAAAACTAGTAAATCGTCACACTATGGTATTGCTCACCAAGACATCCATGTGAGAAGTGGAGTATGATATGTAAGGTTGagtttaatcaaccatcttgttagctttattctgtgccaaatttgcttgtaatttagcaattagtaaccctatatttaggtgagaatcatgtaagggtagtgtgtgagaaagtgtgaagaaatgctcaagattgtgtagtgaagcagggactcatGGGTAGCTCGCAGCTTGCAAGCTCCCAGAAGATGCACAcaagtgaagcatgcagagaagttGAACCATCATACCAGCTgtagcactataggacaaaaagttcaaactggccattcagttagctcgcggcttggtctcacgactcagtcaagtcgtaAGGCCAAGTCGCTAGTCCACTATGTTATGGAAaaactaactcttcgcattccttcctcactccagtataaataccccttatacccacaaaatattgagagcttccagagagaattttgagagagaaaccctagagaagaacaagattgactcatccacaatcttcacatagtgactcttcaaattccttaactctcaccctctccattgaaacatccttgagaggttctttaaccaaatccttttctcaccttacccatatctgtgagaaggctttttagtgctttgggaagcaattcggaaggaaccaattcatactggttgatgctatgggttatagcgaAATCCaataagctaaagaagaaataagttcGGCGTAActttgttggagtaggagcttgaagtgcttaggtacactgggtagattaggcttggagggtcttctactgttcATATATCCTAattacattctttagtggatttttaccgcttggagggcagcgaagaggttttacgccaagagcttcggtttcctcttcgataacacatcgttgtgttgtccttgtgtttgcatctctcttcctttaatctttgccatttaatttctgatgtggatgtgattttatttggtttagattgtttatcaattctgttatatgcttatgttcatgtttcgcacattaattgtttaataataagcttgaattgataatttggaaattagggttctaaacgttcatagtgtttttatacacatattgaaCATTCATGATAAAACTTCCAATGAAACAGACTTATCACAAGAAATAGCTAGCCCATTTATCAAACCCACTCTATCCGCCACAAATATATCCAGTTAGTGAGAGTCTAGTGCGAAGTTTCAGAACACCATGTCTGTGAAGTATTGTTTCACTAAAAAACAAGACTTTAGgatcttttttctctctttagtgAGAGAAAGGCATGAACGGCTagagggttcccaagccctccAGAGTTCCAAAACAAAAGGTTCATTAAGATGGTGAAGGTTGCTTTACAATGTTATTGGAACCAACACCTAGATTAGTTTGATAATGAGCACTCTTCGTACGTTTTAAGACACAAAGAGAAGGAAATGATTCTAAAGCCTTTTTATGCTAAGGAGAAATGgtagtttcaagtttcaacacaagaaaaaagaagagaagaaaaaaaagaggcaaataAGTGGGGAAATTTGCTATGTAACACCATTTTTGAAACATATTTGTTAGTAAGCATGTTTCAAAACTTATTagcaaactagcatctcgagccTTAGAGGCTCGAGTTCTAAGCTGACATGGAAGAAAAAATTCACGTGGAACTCTAGTCTTTCCTCATACCAGTAAAACCAAACCTTCCATCTCTGTGAACCTCTCACCCAGCCCTTGCCTTCATTCTCCTTTGAAACCTAGGAACCACTACCTTCGTTCTTCACCCAGCCACTTCCTTCGTTCTTCTCAAAAACACCAAGAACCACTGCCTTCAATCTTCTTTGAAACCCATCCTTCGATCTTTAGAAACCCCAGCCTTCAATCTtctcagccttcaatcttgttGGCCTTTGATCTTCTAGCGTGGGATCTTGTTAGCCTTTGATCTTATGGGCATGGGTTTTTATGGTTACTTGAGAAGAATGAAGAAGTGGGTGGGGCGTGGGTGTTGATGGTTGCTTGAGATGAACAAAgttgaagaaagaagaacaaaggtagaagaaagaagaacaaagtAGAAGAACGAAGTTGCAGCACCTTTacggaactcgagtttctaagGCTTGAATTCCATGTGGAGTATAATTCCACATCAACATTGCCAACACATATaactcgagtctttaaaacttgaGTTTGCCATGGAACTCAAGCCTCTAAGGCTTAAGAAGCTAGTTTCCTAATGAGAAGTCATGTTTTTATGTTTGCTTCATTTAGTGACAAGACTTTATATGTTTGACAAGACTTTAtatgtaatatattttattggtgatatattattttctgggtttttgtgtAAGTTGGGATAGTGTACTTGAGCCTTTCTTTGATGACTGAAAGCTGCATTAACCCAAGATCTCGTGACTTGGAGGTGACTAGCTCGCGACCTGACCTAAGCTACCTGTGAAGTCCATATGGTGTCTAAGAGTGCAGGCATGCACCTCGCGACCTTAGGGGGTGAATAGGTTGCGAGCTGCACGATCTTTGTACTTTGCTAACTGCACCAACCACTGTTTTTCTGccagcacacacacacacacacaactgtGAAGCATGGAAAGGGGCTTTAGATAAGTATTAACCAAACCTTAGAAACCCTAAGGGTGCCAAGAGTGTGAAGCTAATTCTTTGTATGAAAAGAGAGAActttttcttagagaaaaacCAAGTTCTTCATCTCCTTTTTCCATCTCTTTCATTCCATTAATAGAGATCCTGTAAAAACATTCCTCATCCACAAATGCATACTTGTGAGTGAGTGAATGAGAAAGGAAACTTGAGAAGTCACAACCTAAATCCAATCATTATTGGTGGTGATTCCATTGGAGCTTCAGTGGAGGGTTTCTGGTAAGCTAGGAAGAGAAAGGACTTGATGAAGTCGGTTGCTAGCTAGAGCTTGAAGGGCTCAAGTATATGTAGGAAAGTGGACTTGGAAGGTTCATTGTATACCTTATGTGCTGCAACTATCTTACCTAGTGGAAATTTTGATTGGTGGTTGGGGGAAAGGTTTTTACACTCAGGGCTCAGGTTTTCCTCTTCCATAACAATTGTGGTGTTATGTGTGGTTTGCTTgtcttcctctctctctatttccttTAGCTTTCTATATTACCATGCTTGTGCAGTGTAGATTGTGATTTGGAAGTTTTGCTAAGTTACTTACACTTTAACTTGTGATTAGTTTAGTGTTAAAATCAACTTAGTTGTAATATCTGTATTAAGGGTCCTACATACATGATAGGATTGTTATAGCATACTTTcacctaaatagtttcaaaaacaTGTTCACTAATGAAACAGTTTCTAAAATTatgctaaatgcaaaaaagaatTCCAAATAAGTAtgagaaaaattataagaaGAAAGTAACTAACCCACAGGATGAGCATTATCCAAGCAACACTTGAAGGGGAGATGCctttatttataaa is part of the Quercus robur chromosome 9, dhQueRobu3.1, whole genome shotgun sequence genome and harbors:
- the LOC126701031 gene encoding uncharacterized protein LOC126701031, which produces MNHYLFRKFLLDDLNEDEIIEELVMEASQPKRCRRSIQRNHLVGHERLFLDYFAPTPIYPPALFCRRFRMKRSLFLRIQSQVEAHDSYFVQKRNSTNKLGLSSLQKITAALRMLAYGVSSDLIDEYVRIGETTALESLKKFVTAVIDIFSEEYLRKPNNEDIARLLAHGERRGSIDCMHWKWKNCPSAWKGQYCGHIREPTIILEVVASYDLWIWHAFFGLPRSNNDINVLERSHVFNELAEGRAPTIHYSIHGHDYTMGYYLVDGIYPKWATFVKTIPAPQGQKYKLFAAAQEAYRKDVERAFGVLQARFAIGRGLARLFHLETLKKIMKVCIILHNMIVEDERDDNEVVDLDYEQNDGMDNPSLQMLREQSDEFLSYIERHGRIRDREIDFQL